GGCCGCCGGGGAAACGGGCCGCGCAATCGCGGATCAGGTTCAGCGCGTCGTCGGGGTCGAGGTACATCAGCAGGCCTTCAGCGGTGATGAACACGCCCTCCGAACCGTCCACCTGGTCCATCCAGCTGCGGTCCAGGGCGGACTGCGCGAGCTCTACGACGCGGTCTTCACGCGGCAGCAGCTTGCGTCGCAGCGCCATCACCGGCGGCAAATCGATTGAGTACCAGGTCACTTCGTCGAGGACGCCGAGCCGGTCGAGGCGCCAGAAGCTGGTCTGCAGGCCCTCGGCGAGCGCCACCACCTCTGCCTGGGGATGCTCGGTGAGGTACTGGCGGGTGACGGTGTCGAAGGCGACCGCGCGCAGCCCGTGCGACTGGTTGGGCTTGCCGAACTTGCGATAGTCGTAGTCGATCGCGTCGAACAGCGTGACCGCCCACGGGTCGCGGATCACCCCGTCGGACCGCTTGGCCTCGCTGGCCCGGTTGTGCAGCGTCCACAGCGTGGTGGCCGAGACGCCCTCGAGAACATTGCCGTCGATCAGATCGGTCACATGTCAATGGTAAGGACGCTGGGTTATGAACAGACGTAGTCTTTCGTCATGGGACGCCACGTGTTCGACGACATGCTGCTCGCGCTGATCGGTGGGAATTCGCTGGGGGTTCTCGCGACCATCAAACGCGACGGCAGGCCGCAATTGTCAAACGTGTCGTACTACTTCGATCCGCGGGCGCTGACCATCCAGGTGTCGATCACCGAACCCCGCGCCAAGACCCGCAACATGCGACGCGACCCGCGCGCGTCGATCCACGTCAGCTCTGACGACGGCTGGGCGTACGCGGTCGCCGAGGGTGACGCGGTGCTCACCCCGCCGGCCGCCGCCCCCGACGACGACACCGTCGAGGCGCTGATCGCGTTGTACCGCAACATCGCCGGGGAACACCCGGACTGGGACGACTACCGCCGCGCCATGGTCGACGACCGGCGGGTGGTGATGACGCTGGGGATCTCTCACGTATATGGGATGCCGCCGGGGAGGCGTTAGAGCTACGCTGCCGTCATGGCATCGGATGCACCGGAAGACGACACCAAGCGGAAGTTCCGGGAAGCGCTGGAGCGCAAGAACGCCAAGGCCGCCGGCGGCGCCGCACACACGGACGGCGGAGCCAAGCAGCCGCGGGCACACGGGCCGGTCGAGAACCGCCGCGAGTTCCGGCGCAAGAGCGGCTGACCTAGCGCCTCTCTCGGACCAGGATCGCGGCGAGGCAGATCGCCGCGAGCACGGCCACGCCCACCGCGAAACTGACGCCCGCAACGCGTAAACCCCAGTGCTGCGCGGCCACCCCGACGCCGACCACCGGCACCGAGATCGCCACGTAGCCGATGACGAAGTACGTCGAGTTGACCTCGGCGCGCCGCTCGGCCGGGCTGCTCTCGGAGATGGCGGCCAGTCCTCGGCTGAAGCTCATGCCCTGCCCGGCGCCGGACACCACGGCCGCGGCGACGAGCCCGATGAGCGACGAAAGTTGCAGTGCGACAGCGAGGATCACCATTCCGGCGACGAGGATCGCGCAGCCCAGGGCCAGCGCCCGCTGTGGTGCCATCGTATTGGTGAGGACCTGGGTGAGCGCGGACGCGGCGAACACGGAACCGGCGATCAGCCCGGCCACCGCGTGGTTGCCGATGCCGACGACGTCGACCACAAACGACGGTGCGACCGCGGCGAACAGGCCCGTCACGGCGAACCCGGCGAAGCCCGCGATGCCGGCCAGGATGAACACCGCCCGCACCTCCGGGGGCACCGACAGCCGCTGCACGGCGAGCCGGCCGGACCGCGGCGACGTCTCCGGCACCAGCAGCACCGCGACCCCGGCAAGGGCGGCGAGCACGATGTGCACGACGAAGCTCAGGTGCAGGGGTTGCGGTGCGTACTGCACCAGGACTCCGGCCACGATGGGCCCGGCGCCCAGACCGCCGATGTTGGCGACCGTGGCGACGGCCGCGGCCCTGCTGCGCCACTGCGGCGGGGCGGCCTCGATGACCGCCGCCGTCGCGGTGCCGGTGAAGACACCGGCCGACAATCCGGAGAACACCCGCGCGACGAGCAGCGCCGGCACCGAATCCGCGACCAGGAATACCCCGCCGCTGATCAGTGCGGCGACCACGCCGCCGAGCAGCATCGGGCGCCGTCCGATCGCGTCCGACCATCGGCCGAACGCCAACAGCGCGAACAGCACGCCGCCCGCATACGCCGCGTAGATGACGGTGGTGGTGAGCACGTTGAAGTGCATCTGCTCGCCGTAGAGCGCGTACATCGGCGTCGGCATCGTGGTGCCGAGCATGATCGCGGCGAACGCGTACGCCAGCAGCGGGAACGCGATGCGGTGGGCGGTCACACGAGGACCCGCCGAGGCGGTTTCAAGCACGCTTGTTGATAACCACCTCGGCGGGCACCCTAATCCCGATCAGCTCAGTGAGCGACGGCTTTCTCGGCGCCGACGCCGGTCAGGGAGCGGACCTCGAACTCGGCGTTGATGTCGGGATCGCCGCGGTCCGGCGAGCTCAGTGTGCCGACGATGCCGAGCAAGAACGCCAGCGGGATCGACACGATGCCGGGGTTGGCCAGCGGGAACCACGCGAAGTCGACATTGGGCAGCATCGCGGTCTTGGATCCGGACACGGCCGGGGAGAACACGATGAGCAGGATCGTCGAGATCAGGCCGCCGTACATGCTCCACAGCGCGCCGCGGGTGTTGAACCGCGGCCAGTACAGCGAGTAGATGATCGTCGGCAGGTTGGCCGCAGCGGCCACCGCGAACGCGAGCGCCACCAGGAACGCGATGTTCTGCTCGGCGGCCAGGATGCCCAGGCCGATCGAGAGCACACCGAGCACCACGACGGTGATCCGCGAGACCCGGACCTGCTCGGCCTCGGTCACCCGGTGGCTCTTGAGCACGCTGGCGTAGATGTCGTGGGCGAACGACGTCGCCGCGGTGATGGTCAACCCCGCGACCACCGCGAGGATCGTCGCGAAGGCCACCGCCGAGATGATCCCGAGCAGGATCACCCCGCCCAGTTCGAAGGCCAGCAGCGGCGCCGCGGCGTTCTGTCCGCCGGGTGCGGCCAGGATCGTGTCGGGGCCGACCAGCGCGGCCGCGCCGTAGCCCAGCGCCAGGGTGAACAGGTAGAACGCGCCGATCAGCGCGATCGCCCAGACCACCGAGCGGCGGGCCTCCTTGGCCGTCGGCACCGTGTAGAAGCGCATCAGCACGTGCGGCAGGCCCGCGGTGCCGAGCACCAGCGCCAGCGCCAGCGAGATGAAGTTGATCTGCGAGGTCAGCGACGCGCCATACTGCGCGCCGGGGGCGAGCACGTCGCGGGCGGCGACGGCCTCGCTGCTCGAACCGGACACCGCGGACTGCGCGGCGCCGAGGATCTCAGAGAAGTTCGCGCCGAACTTGCCGAGCACCCACACCGTCATCAGCGCCGCGCCGCCGATCAACAGCACGGCCTTGATGATCTGGACCCAGGTGGTGCCCTTCATGCCGCCGATCAGCACGTAGACGATCATCAGCAGACCGACGACGGCGATCACCACGGCCTGGCCGAAGTCGCTGGTGACGTTGAGCAGCAGCGCGACCAGACCGCCGGCGCCGGCCATCTGCGCCAGTAGGTAGAACAGGCAGACCGCCAGCGTCGTGGTGGCCGCGGCCAACCGGACCGGGCGTTGCTTGAGCCGGAAGCTCAGTACGTCGGCCATCGTGAATTTGCCTGCGTTGCGGAGCAATTCGGCCACCAGCAGCAGGGCGACGAGCCAGGCGACGAGGAAGCCGATGGAGTAGAGGAAGCCGTCGTACCCGTACACGGCGATCGCGCCGGCGATGCCGAGGAAGCTGGCAGCCGACAGGTAGTCACCCGAGATCGCGATGCCGTTCTGCGGCCCGGTGAACGAGCGGCCGGCGGTGAAGAACTCCGCAGCGGTCGCGTTCTTCTTGCTGGCGCGGATCACGATGTAGAGCGTGACCGCGACGAACAGCGCGAAGATGCCGATGTTGGCCGCGGGGTTGCCGACGGTGGTGTCGGCCTGGGCGAGCAGCGTGGTCATACCGCACCGCCTTCGAGCTTGTTGCGGATCGCCTCGGCCCGCGGGTCGAGATCGCGGTTGGCGAAGCGGACGTAGATCCCGGTGATGATGAACGTCGAAACGAACTGGCCGAGCCCGATCAGCAGCCCGACGTTGATGTTGCCCCACACCTGGATGGCCATGAAGTCGTGGGCGAACGCGCCCAGCATCACGTAGGCCGCGTACCAGATGAGGAACACCGCGCTCATCGGGAAGACGAAGCGGCGCAACCGACGGCGGAGATCTTGAAACTCCGGGCTGGCCTGCACGGCCCGGAATTCGGCGCCGCTGACCGGGGTGTCCCGGTGCGGCATGTCTAGTTGGGGCATCACGAACTCCTGACTCGGGGTGTGAACGGCTCAGCTGCCGAAGCTAGATGAGATGCACGTCACATACCCATAGGCAGGACGGTCCACGCGCCGAAGCCCGGCACCGGTGCGGTGAACGGTCGATCGTCGACGATGAGCGGCGGGCAGATTCTCCCGTCAGGCCCGGGGCAGGCGTTCCACGCCCATGCCGAGGCGTTCCGGCACGTGCATGCGGGCGAAGATCTGCGCGACGCCCGCGGGTGCGGACGCCCGGGTCATGCGGCTCACCGCGATCATCGTCGTGAAGGCGACGGGCACGCTGACGGCCGCGGGGTAGCCGATCATCACCGCGGGCCATCCGCCGAGCGCGTCCTCGTCGATCGCGCCGGTGACCGCGAGCGTCACCGCCGTGCCCGACAGCAGGCCGCCGACGGCCAGCCCGCAGCCGGCGCCGACCGCGGTGAGCCCGCGCCACCAGATGCCCAGCACCAACAGCGGGCACAGCGTGGACGCCGCGACGGCGAACGCCAGCCCGACGCTGCGCGACAACTCGAGGCTGCCGGTGGTCGCCAGTGACAGCGGGATCGGGATCAACCCGCCGACGATCGCGGCGATGCGGAAGTCCCGGACCCGGCCGCGCAGCACGTCGGTCGACAGGGCGCCGGCGATGCTGACCAGCAGCCCCGACGACGTGGCGAGAAACGCCGCGATCGCGCCCGCCGCGACGAGCGCGGCGAGCAGGTCGCCGACCGGGCCGCCGATCGCCGAGCCGGGCGCGAGCAGCACCGCGGCGTCGGCGTTGGCGGTGATCAGCAGTTGGGGCACGTAGAGCCGGGCGAACGCGCCGAGAAGCGTTGGGAACAGGTAGAACAACGACAGCAGCATGATCACCGCCAGCGCGGTGCGCCGGGCCTGGCGGCCGTCGGGGTTGGTGTAGAACCGGACCAGCACGTGCGGCAGGCCCATGGTGCCCAGAAACGTCGCGACGATGATCGACAGCACCTGATAGAGCGGATGGCCGCCGCCGAGCCCGCCGCCTGAGGCGATCCACTCGGTGCCGGTGGTCGGTGCACCGGCCACCACCGGGGTGGACGCGCCGGCGGCCAGGGTGAGCGTCGAGCCGGCGCCGAGCGTGTGCTCACCGGGCGTCGGGATCGGTTGCTGGTCAACCGGATTGCCGTCGAGGGTGCCGCTGACCGTGATGCCCGCGGGCTGGGCGACCTGCACCACCACGTCGGTCTCGATGGCGACCGTGGTCTGCTGGTTGACCGTGGGGGGCAGCGGCCCGCCGAGTTCGCCGCCGCCCGAGAAGAACAGGCCGAGCAGCGCCAGCGCGGGGATCGCGACGGCGGTCAGCTTGAGCCAGTACTGGAACGCCTGCACGAACGTGATCGACCGCATGCCGCCGGCCACCACGTTGGCGATCACGATCGCGCCGACCACCAGCGGTCCGAGCCAGACGGGCACGCGCAGAAGCGTTTTCAGCGCCAGCCCGGCGCCCTGGTACTGCGGGACCAGGTAGAAGACACAGATCACCACCACCACGAGCATGGCGACCTTGCGCAGCCGCGCCGAGCCGAGTCGGAACTCGGCGAAGTCGGGGACCGTGTACGCGCCGGACCGCCGTAGCGGTGCCGCGACGAACAGCAGCAGTCCGAGATAGCCCGCGGTGAACCCGACCGGATACCACAACGCGTCGGCGCCGTACTTGGCGATCAGCCCGGCGACGCCGAGAAACGAGGCAGCCGAGAGGTATTCACCGGAAATCGCCGCGGCGTTCCAGCGGGGCCCGACACTGCGGGAAGCCACCAGGAAGTCGGAGGTGGTGCGGGAGAGCCGGACACCGTAGAAGCCGATCGCGACGGTGGCCACCGCGGCCGCGAGCAGGGCGGCGGCCGTCAACGGGGAGCCGGTCATGGTTCGCTGTCGACGACGCCGACGAAATCGCGCTCACCTTGTTCGGCCAGGCGCACGTAGAGCCTGCCGACGCCGTAGAGCAGGGGATAGGCGAACACGCCCATGACGAGCCAGTTCAGCCGCACGCCGAACACGGTGATCGCGGCCAGATCGGGAAAAGCCGCGTTCAGCAACGGGATTGCGACGACCACACAGACGACGACCGCCGCCAGGCGCAAGGCCAGGCCGAGCTGGGCGCGCATCAGGCCGCGCACCAGCGCGTCACCGACCTGGGTCTGCTCCTGCACCTCGACGCGGGTGCGGACCATGCGGGCGCCGCGGCGCTGGCCGAGCACGACGCGTTGGCGTTGCGGGCGTCCCGGCTCAGTCATCGGGCCTCAGATTGCGCATCGGGTCCCGGACGACGCGGTCGCGCAGCTCGCGCGCCTGGCGCCGGCTGACCGGAATTTCGACCGCGGGGGAGGCGCCGTTGGCGCGCAGCCGCACCAGCACCGCGCCGTCGCTGGTGCGCAGGCCGGTGACCATGCGCAGCGCCACCAGATAGGACCGGTGGACCCGCTGGAAACCCTTGTCACGCCAACGGGTTTCGAGTGTGCTGAGCGGTATCCGCACCAGGTGTGAGCCCGACGCCGAGTGCAGCCGCGCGTAGTCGCCCTCGGCCTCGACCCAGCCGATGGTGTCGCGCGGCACCAGGTGGGTGACGCCGCCGAGTTCGGCGGGGATGACGTCGTCGTCGGTGGTGGACTCGGCCGATTCGACCGAGCGCGCGGCCAGTACCCGGCGCACGGCTTCGTCGAGGCGTTCCTGCCGGATCGGCTTGAGCAGGTAGTCCAGCGCGCCGACGTCGAACGCCGCGACGGCCTTGTCGTCGTGCGCGGTGACGAACACGACCGCGGGCCGGTGCGAGAAGTTGGCCAGCACCTTGGCCAGCTCGATGCCCGACAGCCCGGGCATGTTGATGTCGAGGAAGATCGCGTCGAACGCACGGCGGTTGAGTTCGCGCAGCGCCGATGTGGCGTCGCCGCAGCGCAGCACGTCGCCGATGTCGCCGTGCTGCTCCAGCAGGTAGGCCAGCTCGTCGAGCGCGGGTGCCTCGTCGTCGACCGCAAGCACCGATAACCTGCTCACCCGAACGCTCCTCCGCTGGCCCGCACGCCCGACCGGAACTTGGGCACCCGCATGACCACCCGCGTGCCGGCGTCGATCGCCGTCTCGACCACCAGACCGTAATCGTTGCCGAACGCCGCGCGCAGCCGATGATCGACATTGGTCAGCCCGACGTGCGCGGAATGACTGTTGGCCGTGGGCGACCCGTCGGCCAGCGCGTCACCGGGCCCGGCCCGTAGCATCTCCGGATCCATCCCGACGCCGTCGTCTTCGATGGTGATCACGCAGTCCGAGCCCTCGTCGCGGGCGATGATCTCGATCTCGCCGCCGCCGCGGCCGGCGAAACCGTGTCGGACGGCGTTCTCCACCAACGGCTGCAGCGCGAGGAACGGCACCACGACGTTGAGCACCTCGGGGGCGACTTGCAGTTTGACCTTCAGGGCTTCGCCGAAACGGGCGCGTTCCAGCGTCAGGTAGCGGTCGATGTTGCGCAGTTCGTCCGACAGCGTGGTGTACTGCCCGGCGGCCCGAAACGAGTAGCGGGTGAAGTCGGCGAATTCGAGGATCAGCTCGCGGGCGCGGTCGGGGTCGGTGCGCACGAACGACGCGATCGTGTTGAGCGCGTTGTAGATGAAGTGCGGACTGATCTGGGCGCGCAGCGCGAGCACCTCGGCGCGGTCGAGGCGGGCGCGGGAGGCGTCGAGTTCGGCGAGTTCGATCTGGCTGGCCGCGTAGCGGGCGACCTCGCCGACCGCGCCGAGCAGGCCGGGCGCGGGGGAGTGGGTGGTCACCACGACCAGCACGCCGACGACCTCGCTGCCCTCGGCGAACAACGGTTGCGCGACGACCGCCCAGGTCCTGGCGTGGGTGAGCACGCGGCGCTCCCCGGAGATCGACTCGGCCGCCGCGCGTTCGCAGGCGTCGAGCACGTCGTCGGACCACAGGCCGGTGTCGGGTGGGTCGTGGGCCAGCAGTCCGCCGTCGCCGCCGTACATGGCGACTCCTTCGGTGCCGGTCAGCCCGCGCAGGAACGGCGCGGCGGTTTCCGCGGAGTCGGTGTCCAGTCCGCGGCGCAGCGCCCTGGCGGCGAGCGAGGCGGTGTGCAGCGCGGCGTGCACGGCGCGTTCGGTCGGCGTGGCCACCACGCGGCGGGTGCGCACCGCGATGACTGCGGCGGCGACCGCGGCCACGATCAGTACCGCGGCCAGAACCAGTGCGAGCTCGCCCGACATGATGGGGGCCACCTTAAACTGGGGAGGTGGCGAAACTGCAGCTTGTGCAAGATCCGGCGGCCGATGCGCTGCTGGAGTCCAACCCGTTCGCGTTGCTGACGGGCATGTTGCTGGATCAGCAGTATCCGATGGAGCACGCGTTCGGCGGTCCGAAGAAGATCGCCGACCGGCTCGGTGGCTTCGACGTCCGCGAGATCGCCGACTATGACCCCGAGAAGTTCGCCGAGCTGTGCTCGAAAACCCCTGCGATACACCGGTTTCCGGGCTCGATGGCCAAACGCGTCCAGGCGCTGGCGCAGCTGATCGTTGATCGCTACGACGGGGACGCCGCCGCGGTGTGGACGTCCGGCGATCCCGACGGCGCCGAGGTGCTGCGTCGGCTCAAGGGGCTGCCCGGCTTCGGTGAGCAGAAGGCGAAGATCTTCCTGGCGCTGCTGGGCAAGCAGTACGGCGTGACCCCAACGGGGTGGCGCAAGGCCGCGGGCGACTACGGCAAGGCGGGTTCGTACATGTCGGTGGCCGACGTCGTCGACGCCGGATCGCTGGAGAAGGTGCGGTCGTACAAGAAGCAGGCGAAAGCGGCCGCGAAGGCGGCTAGGGGCTAGGAACCGCCTTGCGCCGGGCCGGCGCGGCGTCGTCGGAGTCCAGCCGCGCCAACGTCTTGAGGACGCCTGCCACGACACGTCCCGTCGCGGTCCCGGTGTCGAGACCCTCCCTGAGGGTGCGCAGTCGCAGGCCCCGCTCGGTGAGTTCGGCGATCGTGCGGGTCACCTCGGTGCCGGTGCGGCCGAGCCGGTCGAGTCCGACGACGATGACGGTGTCGCCGGAACGGGCGTAGCTCAGCAGCGCGTGCAGCCCGGCGCGCACCCGGTCGGCGGATTCCGACAGTCGGTCGGTGAACACCCGACGCGGGTCGACACCCGCAGCGCTGAGCTCCGCGAGCTGACCGTCCAGGCCCTGCTCGGCGGTGCTTGCTGTGGCGTACCCCAGCGTGCAGGTCACCCGTCCACGGTCCCACGGTGCGTGCGGCCTTGGAAGCGACCGGCCGACATCGAGTCTCGTTGCCGACAGAACCGTTACCGGATGTCGACCTGGCCGAGCGCCGGACCGTCGAACCGTTCCCTGGTGGCGATCTCGGCCACCGGCCTACGTTTGAGTTTGGTCAGCTGGCGGACCGGCTTGCCGAGCGGCAGCAGCGCCGCGACGGCATAGGTGTCGGGGATGCCGAGCAGTTCCTTGATGCGGGGCTCCGACGCCACCGCTGCGGTGGTCAACACGCCGCCGTAACCCTCGTTGCGCGCGGCCAGCAGGATGTTCCACACGAACGGGTACACCGACGCGCCGGCGATCAGCCCGATCCGGTCCAGGTGCTGATCGAACGCCGCCACGACGCCGAGGTCGACACACACCACCAGCACCACCTCGGCGGTCCGCAGCGGCGACTGGTCGGGCACCCGGACCGCCGCGATGGTCTGCGCGTCGACACCGCAGGGCTGCACCGGATTCCACGGGCTCTCGCCGTTGCGGGCCTGCGCGATGTAGCGCTGAGCGGCCGGCACCGCACAGGCGATCAGCTCTTCGCGGGTCTGCTCATCGCGCACCGCGATCACCCGGTTGCCCTGCCGGTTGCCGCCGCTGGGCGCGAACCGCGCGTTGTCGAGGATGCGTTCGAGGACGTCGTCGGGCAGCGGCTCGCCGGTGTACTCGCGCACCGCGGCGGTCGTGCGCATGACGTCGTAGATGTCCATCGCTCTATCTTGGGGCTGTATCTTGGGCTTGTCGGTGGCGACCTGTGCGAAGGTGAGGATATGAAGACGCACCTGAACTGCCCGTGTGGCGAAGCGATCGTCGGCAAGGACGAGGAGGATCTGGTCGAGAAGGCCCAGGCCCACCTGTCCGAGGCGCATCCCGGTCGCGATTACGACCGGGACGCGATCCTCTTCATGGCTTACTGATCCCAGACCGACGCAATGGTCGATCGCGGGCCGGCGGATCGACCAAAACGTCGGTTTCGCGAGAACGAGTGACCCGTCACGGCACCACCGTCGAGCCGATGGTCGGCATGAACTGGCACTGCTTCTCGGTGGTGGTGACCTGCCCGAAGATCGTCGACAGGATGCTGCCCGATCCG
The window above is part of the Mycolicibacterium rutilum genome. Proteins encoded here:
- a CDS encoding class I SAM-dependent methyltransferase → MTDLIDGNVLEGVSATTLWTLHNRASEAKRSDGVIRDPWAVTLFDAIDYDYRKFGKPNQSHGLRAVAFDTVTRQYLTEHPQAEVVALAEGLQTSFWRLDRLGVLDEVTWYSIDLPPVMALRRKLLPREDRVVELAQSALDRSWMDQVDGSEGVFITAEGLLMYLDPDDALNLIRDCAARFPGGRMMFDSVPRWFSVRTMQGKLKLSDRYTAPPMPFGMSPDDAVALAGHIPGVRAAHDIAMPRGRGLFTVLASPLWDRVGFLRRGRPSHTLLEFAS
- a CDS encoding PPOX class F420-dependent oxidoreductase; amino-acid sequence: MGRHVFDDMLLALIGGNSLGVLATIKRDGRPQLSNVSYYFDPRALTIQVSITEPRAKTRNMRRDPRASIHVSSDDGWAYAVAEGDAVLTPPAAAPDDDTVEALIALYRNIAGEHPDWDDYRRAMVDDRRVVMTLGISHVYGMPPGRR
- a CDS encoding DUF5302 domain-containing protein, which encodes MASDAPEDDTKRKFREALERKNAKAAGGAAHTDGGAKQPRAHGPVENRREFRRKSG
- a CDS encoding MFS transporter, whose translation is MTAHRIAFPLLAYAFAAIMLGTTMPTPMYALYGEQMHFNVLTTTVIYAAYAGGVLFALLAFGRWSDAIGRRPMLLGGVVAALISGGVFLVADSVPALLVARVFSGLSAGVFTGTATAAVIEAAPPQWRSRAAAVATVANIGGLGAGPIVAGVLVQYAPQPLHLSFVVHIVLAALAGVAVLLVPETSPRSGRLAVQRLSVPPEVRAVFILAGIAGFAGFAVTGLFAAVAPSFVVDVVGIGNHAVAGLIAGSVFAASALTQVLTNTMAPQRALALGCAILVAGMVILAVALQLSSLIGLVAAAVVSGAGQGMSFSRGLAAISESSPAERRAEVNSTYFVIGYVAISVPVVGVGVAAQHWGLRVAGVSFAVGVAVLAAICLAAILVRERR
- a CDS encoding solute symporter family protein; translated protein: MTTLLAQADTTVGNPAANIGIFALFVAVTLYIVIRASKKNATAAEFFTAGRSFTGPQNGIAISGDYLSAASFLGIAGAIAVYGYDGFLYSIGFLVAWLVALLLVAELLRNAGKFTMADVLSFRLKQRPVRLAAATTTLAVCLFYLLAQMAGAGGLVALLLNVTSDFGQAVVIAVVGLLMIVYVLIGGMKGTTWVQIIKAVLLIGGAALMTVWVLGKFGANFSEILGAAQSAVSGSSSEAVAARDVLAPGAQYGASLTSQINFISLALALVLGTAGLPHVLMRFYTVPTAKEARRSVVWAIALIGAFYLFTLALGYGAAALVGPDTILAAPGGQNAAAPLLAFELGGVILLGIISAVAFATILAVVAGLTITAATSFAHDIYASVLKSHRVTEAEQVRVSRITVVVLGVLSIGLGILAAEQNIAFLVALAFAVAAAANLPTIIYSLYWPRFNTRGALWSMYGGLISTILLIVFSPAVSGSKTAMLPNVDFAWFPLANPGIVSIPLAFLLGIVGTLSSPDRGDPDINAEFEVRSLTGVGAEKAVAH
- a CDS encoding DUF485 domain-containing protein, whose translation is MPQLDMPHRDTPVSGAEFRAVQASPEFQDLRRRLRRFVFPMSAVFLIWYAAYVMLGAFAHDFMAIQVWGNINVGLLIGLGQFVSTFIITGIYVRFANRDLDPRAEAIRNKLEGGAV
- a CDS encoding sodium/solute symporter — protein: MTGSPLTAAALLAAAVATVAIGFYGVRLSRTTSDFLVASRSVGPRWNAAAISGEYLSAASFLGVAGLIAKYGADALWYPVGFTAGYLGLLLFVAAPLRRSGAYTVPDFAEFRLGSARLRKVAMLVVVVICVFYLVPQYQGAGLALKTLLRVPVWLGPLVVGAIVIANVVAGGMRSITFVQAFQYWLKLTAVAIPALALLGLFFSGGGELGGPLPPTVNQQTTVAIETDVVVQVAQPAGITVSGTLDGNPVDQQPIPTPGEHTLGAGSTLTLAAGASTPVVAGAPTTGTEWIASGGGLGGGHPLYQVLSIIVATFLGTMGLPHVLVRFYTNPDGRQARRTALAVIMLLSLFYLFPTLLGAFARLYVPQLLITANADAAVLLAPGSAIGGPVGDLLAALVAAGAIAAFLATSSGLLVSIAGALSTDVLRGRVRDFRIAAIVGGLIPIPLSLATTGSLELSRSVGLAFAVAASTLCPLLVLGIWWRGLTAVGAGCGLAVGGLLSGTAVTLAVTGAIDEDALGGWPAVMIGYPAAVSVPVAFTTMIAVSRMTRASAPAGVAQIFARMHVPERLGMGVERLPRA
- a CDS encoding LytR/AlgR family response regulator transcription factor, whose product is MSRLSVLAVDDEAPALDELAYLLEQHGDIGDVLRCGDATSALRELNRRAFDAIFLDINMPGLSGIELAKVLANFSHRPAVVFVTAHDDKAVAAFDVGALDYLLKPIRQERLDEAVRRVLAARSVESAESTTDDDVIPAELGGVTHLVPRDTIGWVEAEGDYARLHSASGSHLVRIPLSTLETRWRDKGFQRVHRSYLVALRMVTGLRTSDGAVLVRLRANGASPAVEIPVSRRQARELRDRVVRDPMRNLRPDD
- a CDS encoding sensor histidine kinase gives rise to the protein MSGELALVLAAVLIVAAVAAAVIAVRTRRVVATPTERAVHAALHTASLAARALRRGLDTDSAETAAPFLRGLTGTEGVAMYGGDGGLLAHDPPDTGLWSDDVLDACERAAAESISGERRVLTHARTWAVVAQPLFAEGSEVVGVLVVVTTHSPAPGLLGAVGEVARYAASQIELAELDASRARLDRAEVLALRAQISPHFIYNALNTIASFVRTDPDRARELILEFADFTRYSFRAAGQYTTLSDELRNIDRYLTLERARFGEALKVKLQVAPEVLNVVVPFLALQPLVENAVRHGFAGRGGGEIEIIARDEGSDCVITIEDDGVGMDPEMLRAGPGDALADGSPTANSHSAHVGLTNVDHRLRAAFGNDYGLVVETAIDAGTRVVMRVPKFRSGVRASGGAFG
- a CDS encoding HhH-GPD-type base excision DNA repair protein: MAKLQLVQDPAADALLESNPFALLTGMLLDQQYPMEHAFGGPKKIADRLGGFDVREIADYDPEKFAELCSKTPAIHRFPGSMAKRVQALAQLIVDRYDGDAAAVWTSGDPDGAEVLRRLKGLPGFGEQKAKIFLALLGKQYGVTPTGWRKAAGDYGKAGSYMSVADVVDAGSLEKVRSYKKQAKAAAKAARG
- a CDS encoding recombinase family protein — encoded protein: MTCTLGYATASTAEQGLDGQLAELSAAGVDPRRVFTDRLSESADRVRAGLHALLSYARSGDTVIVVGLDRLGRTGTEVTRTIAELTERGLRLRTLREGLDTGTATGRVVAGVLKTLARLDSDDAAPARRKAVPSP
- a CDS encoding nitroreductase family protein, which gives rise to MDIYDVMRTTAAVREYTGEPLPDDVLERILDNARFAPSGGNRQGNRVIAVRDEQTREELIACAVPAAQRYIAQARNGESPWNPVQPCGVDAQTIAAVRVPDQSPLRTAEVVLVVCVDLGVVAAFDQHLDRIGLIAGASVYPFVWNILLAARNEGYGGVLTTAAVASEPRIKELLGIPDTYAVAALLPLGKPVRQLTKLKRRPVAEIATRERFDGPALGQVDIR
- a CDS encoding DUF1059 domain-containing protein, encoding MKTHLNCPCGEAIVGKDEEDLVEKAQAHLSEAHPGRDYDRDAILFMAY